In one Pseudomonas sp. SG20056 genomic region, the following are encoded:
- the dksA gene encoding RNA polymerase-binding protein DksA, whose translation MTETPLTHAELLAQPADDYMNAAQQQFFRTLLLSQRDELQNRIAEEFETLRERETSSDPADIGSAEEQRQWQLRLLEREKKLLDKIDEALDRLARGEYGWCVETGEPIGLKRLLLRPTASLCIEAKERQEQREKHLRHVDGD comes from the coding sequence ATGACCGAAACACCGCTCACCCACGCCGAGCTGCTCGCCCAGCCGGCGGATGACTACATGAACGCCGCGCAACAGCAGTTTTTCCGCACGCTGCTGCTCAGCCAGCGCGATGAACTGCAAAACCGTATAGCCGAGGAGTTCGAAACCCTGCGCGAACGCGAAACCAGCAGCGACCCCGCCGACATTGGCAGCGCCGAAGAGCAGCGCCAGTGGCAACTGCGCCTGCTGGAGCGGGAAAAGAAGCTGCTCGACAAGATCGATGAAGCGCTCGACCGCCTGGCTCGCGGCGAATACGGCTGGTGTGTCGAGACCGGTGAGCCAATCGGCCTCAAGCGTCTGCTGCTACGGCCTACCGCCAGCCTGTGCATCGAAGCCAAAGAGCGTCAGGAACAACGCGAAAAACACCTGCGCCACGTTGATGGAGACTGA